From Campylobacter sp. MIT 12-8780, the proteins below share one genomic window:
- the rpsG gene encoding 30S ribosomal protein S7: MRRRKAPVREVLPDPIYGNKVITKFINSLMYDGKKSTATSIMYGAIDAIDKKNQEKKGIEIFNEAIENIKPILEVKSRRVGGATYQVPVEVRPARQQALAIRWIISFARKRSERTMIDKLAGELLDAANSKGASFKKKEDTYKMAEANKAFAHYRW, from the coding sequence ATGAGAAGAAGAAAAGCTCCGGTAAGGGAAGTCTTACCTGATCCGATTTATGGAAACAAAGTAATTACAAAATTCATTAACTCTTTAATGTATGATGGCAAAAAAAGCACTGCTACAAGTATAATGTATGGTGCTATTGACGCCATTGACAAAAAAAACCAAGAAAAAAAAGGCATTGAAATTTTTAATGAGGCTATTGAAAATATCAAGCCTATCTTAGAAGTCAAATCACGTCGTGTTGGCGGGGCTACTTATCAAGTGCCTGTTGAGGTTCGTCCTGCTAGACAACAAGCCCTAGCTATACGCTGGATCATTTCTTTTGCAAGAAAAAGAAGTGAAAGAACCATGATAGATAAGCTAGCAGGCGAGTTACTTGACGCTGCAAACTCAAAGGGTGCTTCATTTAAGAAAAAAGAAGACACTTATAAAATGGCTGAAGCAAATAAAGCATTTGCTCACTACCGCTGGTAA